A section of the Mesobacillus jeotgali genome encodes:
- a CDS encoding L-cystine transporter has translation MLGIIAVLFFMQKKHVSFSKRVFIALGVGIVFGFALQWIYGAGSEVIIKSTDWFAIVGSGYVKFLQMVVMPLVFISILAAFTKLKLTNNIGKISTLILGLLVGTTAVAAAIGIATAVGFDLEAVQITQGEAEQARAANLEETYSGIEGRTMPQQILDLLPANPFLDFTGARPTSTISVVIFAAFLGIAYLGVRRKSPDQAELFAKIVDAFYAIIMRVVTLILRLTPYGVLAIMTKTVALSDFDAILKLGKFVVASYVALAIMFLIHLLLLTIAGLNPITYIKKAFPVLAFAFTSRTSAGALPLNIKTQRSLGVPEGIANFAGSFGLSIGQNGCAGIYPAMLAVMIAPTVGIDPLSPSFLATVIAVVAISSFGVAGVGGGATFAALLVLSALNLPVGLAGLLISIEPLIDMGRTAVNVSGSMTSGILTSRITKEIDSTVYTDMNQKIEAEA, from the coding sequence ATGCTTGGTATTATAGCTGTTCTTTTTTTCATGCAAAAGAAGCATGTATCTTTTTCTAAAAGAGTATTTATTGCACTGGGGGTAGGGATTGTCTTCGGTTTCGCCCTTCAATGGATTTATGGAGCGGGTTCCGAAGTCATAATCAAGAGTACAGACTGGTTCGCTATTGTAGGAAGCGGTTATGTAAAATTCCTGCAAATGGTGGTCATGCCGCTTGTATTCATCTCCATCCTTGCTGCTTTTACTAAACTTAAGCTTACGAACAATATAGGTAAAATCAGTACCCTGATCCTCGGCTTGCTAGTCGGTACTACCGCAGTAGCGGCCGCTATCGGCATCGCAACTGCTGTTGGTTTCGATCTTGAAGCCGTGCAAATCACGCAGGGGGAAGCAGAGCAGGCGCGGGCTGCCAATCTGGAGGAAACATATAGTGGTATTGAGGGACGCACTATGCCACAGCAAATTCTTGACCTCTTGCCCGCCAACCCATTCCTCGATTTCACTGGGGCAAGACCGACATCTACAATATCTGTCGTGATTTTTGCTGCCTTCCTGGGTATTGCGTACCTTGGAGTCAGAAGAAAATCTCCGGATCAGGCAGAGCTGTTTGCAAAGATTGTTGATGCTTTCTATGCAATCATTATGAGAGTTGTGACACTGATTCTGCGCTTGACTCCTTATGGTGTTCTTGCGATTATGACGAAGACGGTTGCATTAAGTGATTTCGACGCAATCCTAAAATTGGGGAAATTCGTAGTAGCTTCTTATGTTGCACTTGCAATTATGTTCCTGATTCACTTGCTATTACTGACAATCGCCGGACTGAATCCGATCACTTATATTAAAAAGGCGTTTCCTGTGTTAGCCTTTGCTTTCACCTCAAGAACGAGTGCAGGGGCATTGCCATTGAATATCAAAACGCAGCGATCACTTGGCGTTCCAGAAGGAATTGCAAACTTTGCTGGATCATTCGGCCTATCCATCGGACAAAACGGTTGTGCCGGTATTTATCCTGCAATGCTGGCAGTCATGATAGCTCCAACAGTGGGGATTGATCCATTATCACCATCGTTCCTGGCTACAGTGATTGCCGTTGTAGCAATCAGTTCCTTCGGCGTTGCTGGTGTTGGTGGCGGGGCAACATTTGCAGCATTGCTAGTACTTTCTGCATTAAATCTGCCAGTCGGCCTTGCAGGCTTGCTGATTTCAATCGAACCATTGATTGATATGGGACGCACAGCAGTTAATGTCAGCGGATCGATGACATCAGGTATCCTGACAAGCAGAATAACAAAGGAAATCGATTCTACTGTCTATACAGATATGAATCAAAAAATCGAAGCAGAAGCTTAA
- a CDS encoding YitT family protein has protein sequence MKGKLLAVLVGSLMLGVGVNGFLVPHHLLDGGMIGIGLIIHYFYGFPAGLTMILLSIPLFFLAWILERKYFFHSLYGLLASSLFIDLFVPVKRGIHLGILPSAFMGGILVGCGIGLMLRYETSTGGTDLFAQLIHKFFPLNVGILIFIIDGVVVLSGLKVIGLEKFIFSLLTITCAGLMTSLCVIKRRIVY, from the coding sequence ATGAAAGGGAAATTACTTGCTGTACTAGTGGGAAGCTTAATGCTTGGAGTAGGAGTGAATGGATTCTTGGTTCCGCACCATCTCCTTGATGGAGGTATGATCGGGATTGGCTTGATTATTCATTATTTTTATGGTTTTCCTGCTGGTCTCACAATGATCCTCCTGAGTATACCTCTATTCTTTTTGGCATGGATACTGGAACGAAAATACTTTTTTCATAGCTTGTACGGTTTATTGGCATCAAGCTTGTTCATTGATTTGTTCGTACCAGTGAAACGCGGAATACACTTAGGCATTTTGCCTAGCGCATTCATGGGGGGGATTTTGGTCGGCTGCGGGATTGGATTGATGCTTCGTTACGAAACCAGCACAGGCGGAACGGATTTATTTGCCCAATTGATTCATAAATTTTTTCCTCTTAATGTCGGAATCTTGATTTTCATAATTGATGGTGTAGTGGTTTTGTCTGGCCTGAAGGTGATTGGGTTGGAAAAATTCATCTTTTCCCTGCTCACCATAACCTGTGCTGGATTGATGACATCGTTGTGCGTGATTAAGCGCAGAATTGTTTATTAA